DNA sequence from the Nitrospinota bacterium genome:
CTGAATTGAAGGAAAGGCCTACCATCCACCGTCCTTCCTTTTTCGTGACGCTGCGGGCGACGCACGGCAGCGCATCCACTTTTTCCCCGGACGGGAGCGTGAAGCTTATGTTGAAAGTCTTGTCCTGGGCGATGCCTTCCTGATCGGTGGTGAAAAGCCCTCCCCCTTCGCTTAAGTCGAGCAAGGCGCCTGCGATAGCGGCCCCGGAAGAATCCAGAGTGGCCGGCATGAAAGTGGTTATCCTCTTGCTTTTGCGCAGTCCCACAACCTGTATGTCGTCCGGATACTTCATCACCCAAAGGGAGATTGGGGCGCCGTACTGCTTGATCAACTGCGCCTCGAATCCATATACGTGCCCTTCGAAAATGAACCGCACGATATAGACCAGCCCGGTGGGGGCCACAACGGTCTTGCCTTTCGTCAAGGGCGCTTCAAGCAGAACGTACTTGAAATCATGGTAGCCGCGCAGGGCCGAAAGGTATTTGGTCTGGTCAATCTGTATCTGGCAGCGTTCGCCCACCGGAATCCTTATTGCGCTTGCCGCCGACATACCCGATCAGCCTTTCAAATACACGCGAAGCTGGCTCAAAAACCGTTCAAAGGCCTCTTTCCCGGCTCCCTCGTTTATGTCCAGCGCGCCGCCAAGCTGCCATTTGCCCTTTAA
Encoded proteins:
- a CDS encoding flagellar brake protein yields the protein MSAASAIRIPVGERCQIQIDQTKYLSALRGYHDFKYVLLEAPLTKGKTVVAPTGLVYIVRFIFEGHVYGFEAQLIKQYGAPISLWVMKYPDDIQVVGLRKSKRITTFMPATLDSSGAAIAGALLDLSEGGGLFTTDQEGIAQDKTFNISFTLPSGEKVDALPCVARSVTKKEGRWMVGLSFNSDGDAINPVKSYYLLMAEQLF